From a single Lewinella sp. LCG006 genomic region:
- a CDS encoding amidohydrolase family protein, with the protein MLKIWSTLFFALATFALFAQSGKADKWDVNNPPGEWDWKDVKFTTDEGTWMNMDVSPDGKTIVFDLLGDLYQMPITGGKAKALRTGLAWEVQPRFSPDGKQILFTSDAGGGDNIWVMKADGSAAQQITKEDFRLLNNAAWTPDGQYLVARKHFTSERSLGAGEMWMYHISGGSGIQLTERKNDQQDVNEPVVSPDGRYVYFSEDMYPGGYFQYNKDPNSQIYVIKRYDRQEDKVETVVSGPGGACRPQLSNDGKKLAFVRRVRTQSVLMVHYLETGETFPLYDELSKDQQEAWAVFGTYPGFDWTPDDQQIIIWAGGKIQQVPADPQAKALPRTIPFTVEVNTQVAATRTQQNQVYDDKFEVNVIRHLVTSPDEKTVVFSAAGYLWSMSLSDKKAARLSKATDFEFEPAFSPDGQQIAYVSWNDESMGQLHLRNLSTGSDKVLTTAPGIYRTPAFSPDGANIVFRKDDGNGHQGYTHCTEPGLYIIATTGGEPTLVTPRGEYPVYSADGERIFFQTGGFLFGSLTKSFNSIKTNGSDEKKHFDGKYAQRFSISPDNEWIAWSELFKVYIAPFPKTGKTIGISASTKAVPVTQVALDAGINIHWSADSKRLFWTLGNEYFSDELTERFSFLEGAADSLPPMDSVGIKLPLELAMDKPSGVVAFTNARLITMEGDLVLEHGNLVVEDNKILSMGEAGKVRIPKDAKVIDCTGKTIMPGIVDVHGHLGDFRYGLSPQKSWYYYANLAYGVTTAHDPSSNSEMIFSHSEMIKAGNMVGPRLYSTGTIIYGADGDFKAVINNLEDARSALRRTKAYGAFSVKSYNQPRREQRQMVMKAASELGLLVVPEGGSFFYHNMSMLADGHTGVEHNIPVAPLFKDVTTFWSNTDAHNTPTLIVNYGGVNGEYYWYQNTNVWEKERLLNFTPRPVIDSRARHRTMIPDEEYQNGHILTSQSLKKLTDAGVSINLGAHGQLQGLGAHWELWMLQQGGMTNQEALACATINGARYLGMDKEIGSLKVGKLADLIVIDGNPLENIQDSEKVTMTMVNGRLYDAATMNEIGNYDVPRSKFYFELPGSGNAWPLMTETGTFMPTQCACQR; encoded by the coding sequence ATGCTGAAAATTTGGAGCACCCTCTTTTTTGCCCTGGCTACTTTTGCCCTCTTCGCCCAATCGGGTAAAGCCGATAAGTGGGACGTCAATAACCCGCCCGGGGAGTGGGATTGGAAGGACGTCAAATTCACCACTGACGAAGGTACCTGGATGAACATGGATGTGAGCCCCGATGGCAAGACCATCGTCTTCGATCTGCTAGGAGATTTGTACCAAATGCCTATCACTGGCGGAAAAGCCAAAGCTCTGCGTACCGGCCTGGCCTGGGAGGTACAGCCTCGCTTCAGCCCCGACGGCAAGCAAATTCTCTTTACCAGCGATGCCGGTGGTGGAGACAACATCTGGGTGATGAAGGCCGACGGTAGCGCTGCCCAACAGATCACCAAAGAAGATTTTCGACTCCTCAATAATGCGGCCTGGACGCCCGATGGGCAGTACTTGGTAGCCCGCAAGCACTTCACTTCTGAGCGCTCGCTGGGAGCGGGAGAAATGTGGATGTACCATATCTCAGGGGGCAGCGGCATTCAATTGACCGAACGAAAAAACGATCAGCAGGATGTGAATGAGCCGGTGGTTTCTCCCGATGGCCGCTACGTGTATTTCAGTGAAGACATGTATCCTGGTGGTTACTTTCAGTACAACAAAGACCCGAACAGCCAAATCTACGTGATCAAGCGCTACGATCGGCAGGAAGACAAGGTAGAAACCGTGGTGAGTGGACCCGGTGGTGCTTGCCGCCCACAGCTTTCCAACGACGGTAAAAAACTGGCCTTTGTCCGGCGGGTGCGGACCCAATCGGTTCTCATGGTGCATTACCTGGAAACCGGCGAAACCTTCCCCCTCTACGATGAACTGAGCAAAGACCAGCAGGAAGCCTGGGCTGTTTTCGGCACCTATCCTGGCTTCGACTGGACGCCAGACGATCAGCAGATCATCATCTGGGCTGGTGGTAAGATCCAGCAAGTACCCGCTGATCCTCAAGCCAAAGCCCTGCCACGTACCATTCCATTTACGGTAGAAGTCAATACCCAAGTGGCGGCTACCCGCACCCAGCAAAACCAGGTGTACGACGATAAATTTGAGGTGAATGTGATTCGGCATCTCGTCACTTCTCCCGATGAGAAAACGGTTGTTTTCAGTGCCGCTGGTTATCTCTGGAGCATGTCGCTTTCGGACAAAAAAGCTGCACGGCTGAGCAAAGCCACCGACTTTGAGTTTGAACCTGCCTTCTCACCAGATGGCCAACAAATTGCTTACGTCAGCTGGAACGACGAGTCGATGGGACAGTTGCACCTGCGCAATCTAAGCACAGGTAGCGACAAAGTCCTAACTACAGCCCCCGGTATCTATCGCACCCCCGCTTTTTCACCTGATGGTGCAAACATCGTTTTCCGCAAGGATGATGGCAACGGACACCAGGGCTACACCCACTGTACGGAGCCTGGCCTTTACATAATAGCCACCACTGGCGGCGAACCTACCTTGGTCACCCCTCGTGGCGAATACCCCGTGTACAGCGCCGACGGTGAGCGGATATTCTTCCAAACCGGCGGCTTCCTCTTCGGAAGTTTGACCAAGAGCTTCAACAGCATCAAAACCAACGGCAGCGACGAAAAGAAGCACTTCGATGGCAAATACGCCCAGCGCTTCAGCATCAGTCCGGACAATGAGTGGATTGCCTGGTCGGAGCTCTTCAAAGTATATATAGCACCGTTCCCGAAAACGGGTAAAACCATCGGAATCAGTGCTAGTACCAAGGCGGTCCCCGTGACCCAGGTAGCGCTTGATGCGGGCATCAATATCCATTGGTCAGCCGACAGCAAGCGCCTGTTCTGGACCTTAGGCAACGAATACTTCTCGGACGAACTGACCGAGCGTTTCTCCTTCCTCGAAGGTGCCGCCGATAGCCTGCCGCCCATGGACAGCGTAGGGATAAAGCTGCCGCTGGAACTCGCGATGGACAAGCCCAGTGGGGTGGTGGCCTTTACCAATGCCCGCCTCATCACCATGGAAGGTGACCTGGTGTTAGAACACGGCAACCTGGTCGTGGAGGACAACAAGATCCTCAGTATGGGCGAAGCTGGAAAAGTACGTATTCCCAAAGACGCCAAAGTGATTGACTGCACAGGCAAAACTATCATGCCGGGCATCGTAGATGTGCATGGCCACCTGGGGGATTTTCGTTATGGACTCAGCCCGCAGAAAAGCTGGTACTATTACGCCAACCTCGCCTACGGCGTCACCACGGCCCATGATCCCAGCTCCAACTCGGAGATGATCTTTAGCCACAGCGAAATGATCAAGGCGGGGAATATGGTCGGCCCACGCCTTTATAGTACGGGCACCATCATCTACGGTGCCGATGGCGATTTTAAAGCCGTGATCAACAACCTGGAAGATGCGCGCTCGGCCCTGCGCCGGACCAAAGCCTACGGGGCGTTCAGCGTCAAAAGCTACAACCAGCCTCGTCGCGAACAACGTCAAATGGTGATGAAAGCCGCCAGCGAACTCGGCCTACTTGTAGTACCCGAAGGCGGCTCCTTTTTCTACCACAACATGAGCATGTTGGCGGATGGCCACACGGGCGTAGAGCACAACATCCCCGTAGCGCCCCTCTTCAAAGATGTGACCACCTTCTGGTCCAATACGGATGCACACAATACGCCAACCTTGATCGTCAACTACGGTGGGGTAAACGGCGAATACTATTGGTACCAAAACACCAATGTGTGGGAAAAAGAGCGCCTGCTTAATTTCACGCCGCGGCCCGTCATCGATAGCCGTGCCCGCCACCGCACCATGATCCCCGACGAGGAATACCAGAATGGCCACATCCTCACCAGCCAATCCCTCAAGAAACTGACGGACGCTGGTGTAAGCATCAATCTTGGTGCACACGGACAACTACAGGGCCTCGGTGCCCACTGGGAACTCTGGATGCTACAGCAAGGCGGCATGACCAACCAGGAAGCTCTGGCTTGTGCTACCATCAACGGCGCACGCTACCTGGGGATGGATAAAGAAATCGGTAGCCTGAAAGTCGGCAAACTCGCTGACCTCATTGTTATCGACGGCAACCCATTGGAAAACATCCAGGATTCTGAAAAAGTAACCATGACCATGGTCAACGGTCGCCTATACGATGCTGCTACCATGAACGAGATTGGCAACTACGATGTGCCCCGGAGCAAGTTCTACTTCGAGCTTCCCGGCAGCGGCAACGCCTGGCCTCTCATGACGGAGACGGGTACGTTTATGCCTACGCAGTGTGCTTGTCAGCGGTAG
- a CDS encoding T9SS type A sorting domain-containing protein has translation MYLSIQPTPYLFAAFFFLFAIQLSAQDHNCTLSPPDEVTILVSNSSDYAFSWATNDAAVAYEVVVFDAMLGEVLHQEITQAPIADIAVAQFSENTYIGIAAICPNQITGIFGYFLYGAYSTIIVQDIVMQMQGENGPRTLECDVEKTVVQSTSFSGGITNSFYLNPPFNTVGSYQIEGAIIDVILYDQSSGGTFAQATMLGLSNGTVLNAAYQTNVTSIGAVYEFIAPASQNFFDFASPVAGEFEFFVNTVVPSGETYQLVVEQRNCYNVNKIRQKNQAPLVSNEGEHTLAQSVNKKRAAAPTLELYPNPTSDYIQFSRDAERIIIRNLNGQTVYMADQVFAQQLIPVSSLTNGIYHFEATTAGGVTEVIRFVKL, from the coding sequence ATGTATTTGTCTATTCAACCAACGCCATACTTGTTTGCAGCTTTCTTTTTTCTTTTTGCTATCCAATTATCTGCACAAGATCACAACTGTACTTTGTCGCCTCCTGACGAAGTGACCATCTTGGTGTCAAATAGTAGTGATTATGCTTTTAGTTGGGCCACAAATGACGCAGCAGTGGCCTATGAAGTCGTCGTCTTTGACGCGATGCTAGGAGAGGTACTTCATCAAGAGATTACCCAAGCACCAATCGCTGACATCGCTGTTGCACAATTTTCAGAAAACACCTACATAGGGATCGCTGCTATCTGCCCTAACCAGATAACCGGGATATTTGGCTACTTCCTCTACGGAGCTTATTCAACGATTATCGTACAGGACATCGTCATGCAAATGCAGGGGGAGAACGGTCCTCGTACACTGGAATGTGATGTCGAAAAAACGGTGGTCCAGTCTACAAGTTTTTCGGGAGGGATTACGAATAGTTTCTACCTGAATCCTCCTTTTAACACGGTGGGCTCATATCAGATTGAAGGTGCAATTATTGATGTGATCCTCTATGACCAATCATCGGGGGGGACTTTTGCGCAGGCAACTATGCTTGGATTATCAAACGGCACCGTATTAAACGCAGCTTACCAAACCAATGTGACCTCCATAGGAGCCGTTTACGAATTTATCGCACCAGCTAGTCAGAATTTCTTTGATTTCGCTTCACCTGTAGCAGGAGAGTTTGAATTTTTCGTCAATACAGTTGTCCCCTCTGGAGAAACCTACCAATTGGTAGTAGAGCAGCGGAATTGTTATAATGTTAACAAGATTCGTCAGAAAAATCAAGCTCCTTTGGTCTCCAATGAAGGAGAACACACGCTTGCGCAAAGTGTCAATAAAAAAAGAGCAGCAGCTCCCACCTTGGAGCTCTATCCTAATCCCACAAGCGATTACATTCAATTCAGCCGCGACGCGGAAAGGATCATCATTCGCAATCTTAATGGTCAAACAGTGTACATGGCCGATCAGGTATTTGCACAACAGCTCATTCCAGTCAGTAGCTTAACCAATGGTATTTACCACTTTGAAGCTACGACCGCAGGAGGAGTTACCGAGGTGATTCGTTTTGTGAAATTATAA
- a CDS encoding amidohydrolase family protein, translated as MRSLYLSFVLLFAFSWLSAQVDPAPDRAPGEGAGPHSQLIIRGVTLINGNGAPPRGPIDIVVENDRIVKIDVVGNPNVPIDANDRPKLKPGGYELDAEGMYLMPGFVDMHGHIGGRAQGADAEYVFKLWLGHGITTIRDPSCGNGLDWVLDQKARSERNEIAAPRIEAYTVFGQGNYDQINTAEGARQWVRDNAAKGADGIKFFGANPDIMAAALAENKKLGLRSACHHAQMDVGRWNVVNSAQAGLTSMEHWYGLPEALFTDRTVQNYPVDYNYQNEQDRFQEAGRLWQQAAAPYSDHWNKVMNELIALDFTIDPTFNIYEANRDLMRARRAEWHEEYTLPSLWQFYQPSRISHGSYWHAWGTEQEVAWRENYRLWMTFVNEYKNRGGRVTTGSDSGFIFQLYGFAYIRELELLREAGFHPLEVIRSATLNGAEALGLEKEIGTVEVGKKADFVIVKENPLADFKVLYGTGAIRLDDNNEVVRTEGVKYTVKGGVVYDAQQLLEDVKAMVRDAKSSEGVEIRQPGIKE; from the coding sequence ATGCGTAGCCTTTACCTAAGTTTTGTCCTTCTTTTTGCTTTCAGCTGGCTCTCGGCCCAGGTAGATCCTGCCCCCGATCGTGCTCCTGGAGAAGGAGCTGGCCCTCATAGCCAACTAATCATTCGCGGTGTTACGCTTATCAATGGTAACGGCGCTCCTCCGCGCGGGCCGATTGATATAGTGGTAGAAAACGACAGAATTGTCAAAATTGACGTAGTAGGAAACCCCAATGTGCCGATTGATGCCAATGACAGACCTAAACTGAAGCCGGGAGGTTACGAACTAGATGCGGAAGGTATGTACCTAATGCCCGGTTTTGTGGACATGCACGGACATATTGGTGGTCGTGCGCAGGGTGCTGACGCCGAATATGTGTTTAAGCTGTGGCTAGGACACGGTATTACGACCATCCGTGACCCATCGTGTGGTAATGGTCTAGACTGGGTGTTAGACCAAAAAGCACGCAGTGAACGCAATGAGATCGCTGCACCACGGATTGAAGCCTATACGGTTTTTGGTCAAGGGAATTACGACCAAATCAATACTGCTGAGGGTGCCCGCCAGTGGGTACGTGACAATGCGGCCAAAGGCGCGGATGGGATCAAATTTTTCGGAGCCAACCCCGATATTATGGCAGCAGCATTGGCGGAGAATAAAAAGCTGGGTCTCCGCTCCGCTTGCCACCATGCCCAGATGGATGTTGGCCGCTGGAATGTCGTCAACAGTGCTCAGGCAGGCCTCACCTCAATGGAACATTGGTACGGACTTCCTGAAGCCCTCTTCACGGATCGCACCGTGCAGAACTACCCGGTAGATTACAATTACCAAAACGAACAGGATCGCTTCCAGGAAGCGGGTCGTCTTTGGCAACAAGCAGCAGCTCCGTACAGTGACCATTGGAACAAGGTCATGAACGAGTTGATCGCGCTAGATTTTACCATTGACCCTACCTTCAATATCTACGAAGCCAACCGCGACTTGATGAGAGCTCGCCGGGCAGAATGGCACGAAGAATATACCCTGCCTAGTTTGTGGCAATTTTACCAACCAAGCCGTATTAGTCACGGTTCTTACTGGCACGCCTGGGGTACGGAGCAAGAAGTAGCTTGGCGCGAAAACTACCGATTGTGGATGACTTTTGTTAATGAGTACAAAAACCGCGGCGGCAGAGTAACCACAGGGTCAGATTCCGGGTTTATTTTCCAATTGTACGGTTTTGCCTACATTCGCGAGCTGGAACTGCTGCGGGAAGCAGGTTTTCACCCTCTGGAAGTTATCCGCTCCGCCACCCTCAATGGTGCGGAAGCCTTGGGGCTGGAAAAGGAGATCGGAACGGTAGAAGTAGGTAAGAAAGCCGACTTTGTGATCGTTAAGGAAAATCCACTAGCCGACTTCAAAGTGCTGTACGGCACTGGCGCGATCCGCTTGGATGATAACAATGAAGTTGTCCGTACGGAAGGCGTAAAATACACCGTTAAAGGCGGTGTCGTCTACGACGCGCAGCAGTTGTTGGAAGATGTGAAGGCGATGGTTCGAGACGCGAAGTCTTCCGAAGGAGTAGAGATTCGCCAACCAGGCATCAAGGAGTAG
- a CDS encoding glycoside hydrolase family 13 protein, whose translation MQKIPLGTEESEYHYREASGESFSNARVEPPYWWVGMAERQLEILIYDRNVRDWEPSIDYPGITLVKTTRLENPNYLFLLLEVEPTTQVGTFLIELKAPDGKGDKTYPYELKARDNRPKAQGVTSADFIYLIMPDRFANGDKGNDKGKGMLQQGINRDKVFFRHGGDLIGVMEHLDYLEELGATALWLNPVLENDQPYESYHGYAVTDHYAIDSRLGTNQQYQQLVNLAHARGQKVIMDVIFNHTGDEHWFIKDLPATDWIHQWQDGYKDISYRAPVHLDPYAAKSDFVQVTESWFDKHMPDLNQQHPQLANYLIQNSIWWTEYSGQDGFRIDTYAYCDQGFMSEWNRRMLKEYPDLGIFAETWVHGTGVQSWFAEGERSNSHDSHLPGVTDFQMYYALQEALTQTQGWTSGVARIYYTLAQDYLYKDPYRNVLFLDNHDLGRIYGVIGEDLEKFKSAISLLLTLRGIPMIYYGTEILMTGTGGAFGEGGRRDFPGGFPRDKEDKFKASDRTADEQAAFDCIKTLANYRKENPVLQSGQLTQYIPANGIYVFFRYDEEKTVMIAFNSNETAATLSTDRFAEQIKEAVSGTNLVTGERIEEIATISLRAFETLVLELE comes from the coding sequence ATGCAAAAAATCCCCTTAGGTACAGAGGAGAGTGAGTACCATTATCGCGAAGCTTCGGGGGAATCGTTCTCCAATGCGCGCGTAGAACCGCCCTACTGGTGGGTAGGCATGGCCGAGCGTCAACTGGAAATTTTGATCTATGACCGCAATGTCCGTGATTGGGAACCTTCCATTGATTATCCGGGCATTACTTTGGTGAAAACCACCCGGCTAGAGAATCCTAATTACCTCTTTCTGTTGTTGGAGGTTGAGCCTACTACGCAGGTGGGCACTTTTCTCATTGAGTTAAAAGCGCCTGATGGTAAGGGAGATAAGACTTATCCTTATGAATTAAAAGCACGCGACAATCGCCCCAAAGCCCAAGGAGTGACGTCCGCGGATTTCATTTACCTGATTATGCCGGATCGCTTTGCCAATGGCGATAAGGGAAATGACAAAGGCAAGGGGATGCTTCAGCAAGGAATCAATCGCGATAAGGTTTTCTTTCGCCACGGTGGTGACCTTATCGGGGTCATGGAACATCTTGATTACCTGGAAGAACTGGGTGCTACGGCCCTCTGGCTCAATCCTGTTCTCGAAAACGATCAACCTTACGAAAGTTACCACGGTTATGCTGTCACGGATCATTACGCGATTGATTCCCGTTTAGGAACCAACCAACAATACCAACAATTGGTGAACCTGGCACATGCTCGTGGACAGAAGGTAATCATGGATGTTATCTTTAATCATACGGGCGATGAACATTGGTTCATCAAAGATTTACCTGCTACGGATTGGATTCACCAATGGCAAGATGGTTACAAGGATATCTCTTACCGAGCCCCTGTACACCTGGACCCTTACGCAGCGAAAAGTGATTTTGTACAAGTGACAGAAAGCTGGTTTGACAAACACATGCCCGACCTCAATCAGCAGCATCCCCAATTGGCTAACTACCTGATTCAGAACAGTATTTGGTGGACAGAATACAGCGGTCAGGACGGCTTTCGCATTGATACCTATGCTTATTGTGACCAAGGATTCATGAGTGAATGGAATCGGCGTATGCTGAAGGAATATCCTGATTTGGGCATATTTGCAGAGACGTGGGTGCACGGTACGGGTGTTCAGTCTTGGTTTGCCGAAGGTGAAAGATCGAACAGCCACGACAGTCATCTGCCGGGTGTTACGGATTTTCAAATGTACTATGCTCTCCAGGAAGCACTGACTCAAACCCAGGGTTGGACCAGTGGGGTAGCAAGAATTTATTACACCCTGGCACAGGATTATCTTTACAAAGACCCTTACCGCAATGTACTCTTTCTTGATAATCACGACCTGGGGCGCATCTATGGTGTGATAGGAGAGGATTTGGAAAAATTCAAATCAGCGATTAGCCTATTGCTCACACTGAGGGGAATTCCAATGATTTACTATGGAACTGAAATTTTGATGACTGGAACGGGCGGCGCTTTTGGCGAAGGCGGGCGTCGTGATTTCCCGGGAGGTTTTCCCCGAGATAAAGAAGATAAGTTCAAAGCCAGTGACCGTACTGCTGATGAGCAAGCGGCTTTTGATTGTATCAAAACACTGGCCAATTACCGTAAAGAAAACCCCGTCTTGCAATCGGGCCAACTGACGCAGTATATTCCGGCCAATGGCATCTACGTCTTCTTCCGTTACGATGAAGAAAAAACGGTGATGATCGCTTTCAATTCCAATGAAACCGCAGCCACATTGTCAACTGATCGCTTTGCGGAACAAATAAAGGAGGCCGTTTCAGGGACCAATCTGGTAACGGGGGAGCGCATTGAAGAAATAGCTACTATTTCGCTTCGGGCTTTTGAGACCTTGGTACTGGAGTTGGAATAG
- a CDS encoding DUF3124 domain-containing protein — protein sequence MNRLLVLVLFVFCLSCEDQPQISSISPVNWEMRKAESVVLDSLEKGSTYLSVYSQIYSQTEHIKHDLTATVSMRNTSRKDTIYVSKAAYFDTHGVFLRGYFENAIFIAPMETVEIVIDEIDQDGGTGGNFVFDWHLPLSAPEPIFEAVMISTSGQQGLSFSTQGKRIE from the coding sequence ATGAATAGATTACTCGTCCTCGTCCTCTTTGTCTTCTGCTTGTCCTGCGAAGACCAACCTCAAATTAGCTCTATTTCACCAGTGAATTGGGAGATGAGAAAAGCGGAATCTGTTGTACTTGATTCGCTGGAAAAGGGGAGCACTTACCTGTCCGTCTATTCCCAGATTTATAGCCAAACAGAGCACATCAAACACGATCTTACGGCCACAGTAAGCATGAGGAATACGAGCCGAAAAGATACGATCTACGTTAGTAAAGCCGCTTATTTCGATACTCACGGGGTTTTCCTACGCGGTTATTTCGAAAATGCCATTTTTATCGCTCCGATGGAAACGGTAGAAATTGTCATCGACGAAATTGATCAAGATGGGGGCACGGGAGGTAACTTTGTTTTTGATTGGCATCTGCCTTTATCCGCACCCGAGCCCATTTTTGAAGCCGTCATGATTTCCACCTCCGGGCAGCAAGGCTTATCCTTTTCTACGCAGGGTAAAAGGATTGAGTAA
- a CDS encoding glucosaminidase domain-containing protein, translating into MNYLQQIVNAFMDGFLPVFGLIVVGGSAYFIYEQGWDEFNKLPIIQELTDTYQVGWEQATTMGDQMATHLITLNNNSVSSNTLLNTRNEQPIQVRHTWDAEKVAEKLVKEGWSAGKLKAGYAYLAYIETYLGEALSDMQVTHVSASITLAQGILESDAGRSRLARMTNNHFGIKALPNASGRKKIKAGNYHQLYDHDFTYKKPAVGVSQHHDDHKYDRFETYLSVKDSYRRHSNLLKNDCTTARKGCYAWIWKAFPVQKERIDIREMATVFQSISGFAPEDFFGNTTLPYYAAQAAGLKMAGYATSKRYHKKLVYLIETYELWRLDAALVNTLDA; encoded by the coding sequence ATGAACTATCTACAACAAATTGTCAATGCCTTTATGGACGGGTTCCTGCCGGTCTTTGGTCTGATCGTGGTCGGAGGTAGTGCCTATTTTATTTACGAACAAGGCTGGGATGAATTCAATAAGCTTCCGATTATTCAGGAACTCACCGATACTTACCAAGTAGGTTGGGAGCAAGCTACAACTATGGGCGACCAAATGGCGACCCACCTGATCACACTCAATAACAATAGTGTGAGTAGCAACACCTTACTCAACACGCGCAATGAACAGCCCATACAAGTCCGCCATACTTGGGATGCCGAAAAAGTGGCTGAAAAACTAGTTAAAGAAGGATGGTCTGCTGGGAAGCTGAAGGCAGGTTATGCCTACCTGGCTTACATTGAAACCTACCTTGGCGAAGCCTTGTCTGATATGCAAGTCACCCATGTCTCCGCCAGTATTACCCTGGCGCAAGGCATATTGGAAAGCGATGCTGGCCGCTCCAGACTAGCAAGAATGACCAATAATCACTTTGGCATCAAAGCATTGCCGAATGCCAGTGGTCGAAAAAAAATCAAAGCCGGCAATTACCACCAACTCTACGATCACGACTTCACCTACAAGAAGCCCGCTGTTGGTGTGTCTCAGCACCATGACGATCACAAGTACGATCGGTTTGAGACTTACCTTAGCGTGAAAGACAGCTACCGTCGTCATAGTAATTTATTGAAAAACGATTGTACCACCGCCCGCAAAGGTTGTTACGCCTGGATTTGGAAAGCGTTTCCTGTTCAAAAAGAGCGCATTGATATTCGTGAAATGGCCACCGTTTTTCAAAGTATTTCAGGTTTTGCTCCGGAAGACTTTTTTGGGAACACTACTCTCCCCTACTACGCTGCCCAGGCTGCCGGCCTGAAAATGGCGGGTTACGCTACTTCAAAAAGGTACCACAAAAAACTGGTTTACCTGATTGAAACTTACGAACTATGGCGACTGGATGCCGCACTGGTTAATACCCTTGATGCATAA
- a CDS encoding gliding motility-associated C-terminal domain-containing protein produces the protein MLKFSSIFYYSAVKRSLSLGVNVFRIMMLVILPLMGYTQDECLDPGGDCTLANPVEFQNTVYVRCGDTVRLNPTQELCNTWTIDPSVNFSYGQGEDSTAVFLVIDQCFPEPIYVDGITNTPSGTGIASCDTRLVYHLLPAIDTMQQGVDCLTYSALDSLQELLPSSCGCDSILVNYFLAEIIDTTYLFAESCLPAEVGVSVDTLTAMSGCDSIVITTTNLNELPELFLDDANACIGDVATLQAFALQEGTYLWDNGESGYEIEVTTPGTYSVTFTAENGCTATQSANVLFTDISLELTTTVADHLLLSENPLTVWQGSAIEMEALVTETPFPYDIIWNGGPEIGDSTFNYIATSSTNFIVAAIDELGCASFVEITIQVRPIGVYIPTAFSPNGDNNNDYFSVYTSPNVEEVRLQIFSRTGGTVFDQRLSPTEQLAQGIIWQGWDGTYRGKRLNPQLFAYQLWYRAIQGEWINISGEVNLVK, from the coding sequence GTGCTAAAATTCTCAAGTATCTTTTATTATTCTGCGGTGAAACGATCCTTGTCCCTGGGAGTTAATGTCTTTAGGATCATGATGCTGGTTATTCTCCCATTGATGGGGTATACCCAAGACGAATGCCTTGACCCAGGAGGAGATTGCACGCTGGCCAACCCCGTAGAATTCCAGAATACCGTTTACGTTCGTTGTGGTGATACAGTACGCCTAAATCCCACCCAAGAGTTGTGCAATACCTGGACCATCGACCCAAGTGTCAACTTCAGCTATGGACAGGGAGAAGATTCTACAGCGGTTTTCTTGGTTATTGACCAGTGCTTTCCTGAACCCATCTATGTCGATGGCATCACCAATACCCCTAGTGGAACAGGCATAGCTTCCTGCGATACGCGTCTTGTTTATCACTTGCTACCTGCCATTGATACCATGCAACAAGGCGTGGATTGTCTGACTTATTCGGCACTGGATTCGCTTCAAGAGCTCTTGCCCAGTAGCTGTGGTTGTGACAGTATTTTGGTTAATTATTTTTTAGCTGAAATCATTGATACAACCTACCTCTTTGCGGAAAGCTGTTTACCCGCAGAAGTGGGCGTCAGTGTTGATACCCTTACAGCCATGAGTGGTTGTGATAGCATCGTGATTACGACGACCAATCTCAATGAACTGCCAGAATTGTTTCTTGACGATGCCAATGCTTGTATCGGTGATGTAGCCACTTTGCAAGCTTTCGCGCTGCAGGAAGGCACTTACCTATGGGACAACGGGGAAAGTGGTTACGAAATAGAAGTGACAACGCCAGGGACCTACAGTGTCACTTTTACCGCTGAAAACGGCTGTACGGCCACTCAGAGTGCCAATGTGTTATTCACGGATATTTCCCTGGAACTGACCACCACGGTTGCTGATCACCTCCTTTTATCGGAAAATCCGTTGACCGTTTGGCAGGGTTCTGCCATTGAAATGGAAGCACTTGTTACGGAGACCCCTTTTCCTTACGACATTATTTGGAATGGGGGGCCTGAAATAGGCGACAGCACCTTCAACTATATAGCCACCAGTAGTACCAACTTCATCGTTGCGGCAATTGATGAGTTAGGCTGTGCCAGTTTTGTTGAGATCACCATTCAAGTACGGCCAATTGGCGTTTACATACCTACCGCTTTTAGTCCGAATGGTGATAATAACAATGACTATTTCAGTGTCTATACGTCTCCAAATGTCGAAGAAGTGAGGCTGCAAATATTCTCCCGCACGGGAGGAACCGTTTTTGACCAACGCCTCAGCCCTACGGAACAGTTGGCACAAGGAATTATCTGGCAAGGTTGGGATGGAACTTATCGTGGCAAAAGACTCAATCCCCAACTTTTTGCCTATCAGCTTTGGTACCGGGCCATCCAAGGAGAATGGATAAACATTTCTGGAGAGGTTAATTTGGTGAAATAA